A genomic segment from Luteolibacter ambystomatis encodes:
- a CDS encoding branched-chain amino acid ABC transporter permease, with translation MPLPGAKRWLLVGIALAVIATYLAPQFNRYYLGIVIDVGIAIILATSLNLINGHTGQFSLGHAGFMAVGGYFSAWISLEIGSSAHAQWYFPLSLLAGGLLAAVVGLMVGIPSLRLKGDYLAIVTLGFGEIIRVVAQNTEAVGAASGLKGIPQYTNLGWTFGLAAVTIYVITALVNSTYGRGFIAVHDDEIAAESNGVNTTVTKVTAFVTGAFFAGIAGGLYAHHKRFLSPTGFDWLKSIDIVVMVILGGMGNTVGVILAAILLTLMPEFLRDFAEYRMIIYALLIILLMLLRPNGLFSFKKFKRRGTA, from the coding sequence ATGCCCTTGCCCGGAGCAAAACGCTGGCTGTTGGTCGGGATCGCGCTTGCGGTCATCGCCACTTACCTTGCCCCGCAATTCAACCGCTATTACCTCGGCATCGTCATCGATGTCGGGATCGCCATCATCCTTGCGACGAGCCTGAACCTGATCAACGGCCACACCGGCCAGTTCAGCCTCGGCCACGCCGGATTCATGGCGGTGGGCGGATACTTCTCCGCCTGGATCTCGCTGGAGATCGGCAGTTCGGCGCACGCGCAGTGGTATTTCCCGCTGTCGCTGCTGGCGGGCGGCCTGCTCGCCGCAGTGGTGGGCCTGATGGTCGGCATCCCCTCGCTGCGGCTCAAGGGCGACTACCTGGCGATCGTCACGCTTGGCTTCGGGGAAATCATCCGCGTGGTGGCCCAGAATACGGAAGCGGTCGGAGCGGCCAGCGGCCTGAAAGGCATCCCGCAGTATACCAATCTCGGATGGACCTTCGGCCTCGCCGCCGTGACCATCTATGTCATCACCGCGCTGGTGAATTCGACCTACGGTCGCGGGTTCATTGCCGTGCATGACGATGAGATCGCCGCCGAGTCGAACGGGGTGAACACCACCGTCACCAAGGTTACGGCCTTCGTCACCGGCGCATTCTTCGCGGGCATCGCGGGTGGCCTTTATGCCCATCACAAGCGCTTCCTTTCACCGACCGGTTTCGATTGGCTGAAGTCCATCGACATCGTCGTCATGGTGATCCTGGGTGGCATGGGCAATACGGTGGGCGTCATCCTGGCCGCGATCCTGCTGACCCTCATGCCGGAGTTCCTCCGCGACTTCGCCGAGTATCGCATGATCATCTACGCGCTGCTGATCATCCTGCTGATGCTCCTGCGTCCGAACGGCCTGTTCTCCTTCAAGAAATTCAAACGCCGCGGCACCGCATGA
- a CDS encoding ABC transporter ATP-binding protein: MSNPLLELENVTIKFGGLTAVSELTTTVGEGELVGLIGPNGAGKTTAFNMITGVYQPTSGNIRFGGRNTRGIKPSRLAGMGIARTFQNIRLFGSLSVLDNIRVAARLHNKQGYLGALWRGKGWKASEAETERLAIELLEIFDLAGQRDEEAKSLPYGDQRRLEIVRALATRPKLLLLDEPAAGMNPSEKDDLMRLIRFIKERYNLAVLLVEHDMKVVMGICERIAVLEYGRKIAEGTPKEIQCHPKVIEAYLGAAAVV, encoded by the coding sequence ATGAGCAACCCGCTCCTCGAACTCGAAAACGTCACGATCAAGTTCGGTGGCCTCACGGCGGTGTCCGAACTGACCACCACCGTCGGCGAGGGCGAGCTTGTCGGCCTCATCGGGCCGAACGGCGCCGGCAAGACGACGGCGTTCAACATGATCACCGGCGTCTATCAGCCCACCTCCGGGAACATCCGCTTCGGCGGCAGGAACACCCGCGGCATCAAGCCCAGCAGGCTCGCGGGCATGGGCATCGCCCGCACCTTCCAGAACATCCGTCTCTTTGGTTCGCTCAGCGTGCTGGACAATATCCGCGTCGCCGCCCGCCTGCACAACAAGCAGGGCTACCTCGGCGCGCTCTGGCGCGGCAAGGGATGGAAGGCCTCCGAGGCCGAAACCGAGCGTCTCGCCATCGAGCTCCTGGAGATCTTCGACCTCGCGGGTCAGCGCGATGAGGAAGCCAAGTCGCTGCCTTACGGCGACCAGCGCCGCCTTGAAATCGTCCGGGCTCTGGCGACCCGCCCGAAACTTCTTCTGCTCGACGAACCCGCCGCTGGCATGAATCCGTCCGAAAAGGACGATCTCATGCGCCTGATCCGCTTCATCAAGGAGCGCTACAACCTCGCCGTGCTCCTGGTGGAGCATGACATGAAGGTCGTGATGGGCATCTGCGAACGCATCGCCGTCCTTGAATACGGCCGCAAGATCGCCGAAGGCACTCCGAAGGAAATCCAATGCCACCCCAAGGTGATCGAGGCCTATCTCGGTGCCGCGGCGGTGGTCTGA
- a CDS encoding four helix bundle protein: MFGSEKLAVWQKAIVFADEVYAVTGGFPTDERLALGRRMRRLAVALSSNIAEGSIRRSRRDLPRFVEISTAIVFEMICLTRVAMKRGWLTEEQSAVLQFVAEDELRMLKGIRRSFGPDGGN, translated from the coding sequence ATGTTCGGTTCCGAAAAACTGGCAGTCTGGCAAAAGGCCATCGTCTTCGCGGACGAGGTCTATGCGGTTACCGGTGGATTCCCGACCGATGAGCGGCTCGCTCTCGGCCGCCGGATGCGGCGTCTCGCAGTGGCCTTGTCTTCGAACATCGCGGAGGGATCGATCCGCCGCTCGCGCAGGGATTTGCCCCGCTTCGTGGAAATCTCCACTGCCATCGTGTTCGAGATGATCTGCCTCACGCGTGTCGCCATGAAACGCGGCTGGCTGACTGAGGAACAATCCGCGGTGCTCCAGTTCGTGGCGGAGGACGAGTTGCGGATGTTGAAAGGCATCCGCCGGTCCTTTGGGCCGGACGGCGGCAACTGA
- a CDS encoding ABC transporter ATP-binding protein, translated as MLEVENLHVSYGAIKALHGVSLKVPPGSIVTLIGANGAGKSTTLRALSGLVKPTEGVIRYDGHDIARMPANRIVSRGLCHVPEGRMVFANLTVRENLKMGAYLQKDRKWIAEQTDYVFGLFPRLKERENQAAGTLSGGEQQMLAIGRAMLSKPRFLMLDEPSLGIAPLLVKTIFERIVEINREQGLTILLVEQNANLALEVSTYGYVLETGRILLEGPSAELKANPQVQEAYLGA; from the coding sequence ATGCTCGAAGTCGAAAACCTCCACGTCTCCTACGGCGCGATCAAAGCCCTCCACGGCGTTTCGCTGAAAGTGCCGCCGGGCAGCATCGTCACGCTCATCGGGGCGAACGGCGCGGGGAAATCGACCACGCTGCGCGCGTTGTCCGGACTGGTGAAGCCAACCGAAGGTGTGATCCGCTACGATGGTCACGACATCGCCCGCATGCCCGCGAACCGCATCGTGTCCCGTGGCCTCTGCCACGTGCCGGAAGGGCGCATGGTTTTCGCGAACCTCACCGTCCGAGAGAATCTCAAGATGGGGGCCTATCTCCAGAAGGACCGCAAGTGGATCGCGGAGCAGACCGACTACGTCTTCGGCCTCTTCCCGCGGCTCAAGGAGCGTGAGAACCAAGCCGCTGGCACGCTTTCCGGTGGAGAGCAGCAGATGCTCGCCATCGGTCGCGCCATGCTTTCGAAGCCGCGCTTCCTGATGCTGGACGAGCCTTCGCTGGGCATCGCGCCGCTACTGGTGAAGACGATTTTCGAGCGCATCGTGGAGATCAACCGCGAGCAGGGCCTGACCATCCTCCTGGTCGAACAGAACGCGAACCTCGCGCTCGAGGTTTCCACATACGGGTACGTGCTGGAGACCGGTAGGATCCTGCTCGAAGGACCGTCCGCCGAACTGAAGGCGAATCCACAGGTTCAGGAGGCCTATCTGGGGGCTTGA
- a CDS encoding ester cyclase yields MSETNREKAFRWMEGIWNQRQFGVIDELFAPNGVGHHEGMETHDVESMHHFVAGILEAFPDIRVEVDHAIEEGDHVVIRWTAHGTHIGNNLGVPATEAEVSFSGMTWMTFDDNGQICEGWDSWNQGALIQQLAQAALVR; encoded by the coding sequence ATGAGCGAGACCAATCGTGAGAAAGCCTTCCGCTGGATGGAAGGAATCTGGAACCAACGACAGTTCGGCGTCATCGACGAGTTGTTTGCTCCGAATGGAGTGGGCCATCACGAGGGGATGGAGACGCATGATGTGGAGAGCATGCATCATTTCGTCGCGGGCATCCTCGAAGCATTTCCGGATATCCGGGTCGAGGTGGACCACGCCATCGAGGAAGGCGATCACGTCGTGATCCGCTGGACCGCTCACGGCACGCACATTGGCAACAATCTCGGCGTGCCAGCTACTGAAGCCGAGGTTTCCTTCAGCGGCATGACGTGGATGACCTTTGATGACAACGGCCAGATCTGTGAAGGCTGGGACTCCTGGAACCAGGGGGCCCTCATCCAGCAGCTCGCCCAAGCGGCATTGGTGCGCTGA